Proteins encoded in a region of the Uloborus diversus isolate 005 chromosome 1, Udiv.v.3.1, whole genome shotgun sequence genome:
- the LOC129222286 gene encoding coiled-coil domain-containing protein 102A-like isoform X1 produces the protein MSHAGSTASSVKRHVGSSLSQWSEHSNMPSDISQHSLSSHHHHHHNYETEWDAKEELRLRELEEARARAAQMEKTMRWWSDCTANWREKWSKVRTERNKAREESRVLRGKLEIAAKECNTLKREKQELYLQIERLKKENQLFNGDQDYIDEKKDDILLYSGSQNAERVVAERDVGPGEKISDLGDLLMNHCSPKSNQENADDENTEVSSTVAEVSDSSTANQDLQFLDKLLQRDCKDSITISTIPTVSEKKCSRLSHRGIEDFNVPVQELTEQKLAMLQLRLDEATKTIIAERQEKNKLMKSIEKMQAEYNQIRMKYEDLKKSKQDTLKELSQIRAEHQDEIDNMRLDLEDEANSRTTLDQRLAELRTELERLQGENAAEWGRRERLETEKLALERENKKLRTQIEDLDDRLERKTKQMTMASDSDVKALQIELHEKNKELADLKHAHTKLKKVLQDKSTELAHALRRSEQYEAEVKKLRGRIEELKKELASAEDEVDSATNNIRKLQRTNDELQEQIENLQVQVEHLQTRLRNSASHALLTRHVSSNFVQVDPMSEDDNLDF, from the exons ATGTCTCATGCTGGTTCAACTGCCAGTTCAGTAAAGAGACATGTAGGAAGTTCTTTGTCTCAGTGGTCAGAACATTCAAACATGCCCAGTGACATATCTCAGCATTCCCTGTCATcacatcatcatcatcaccacAATTATGAAACTGAGTGGGATGCCAAGGAAGAGCTGCGATTGCGAGAGCTCGAGGAAGCTCGTGCCAGAGCTGCACAGATGGAAAAGACAATGAGATGGTGGTCAGATTGCActgctaattggcgagaaaagtGGAGTAAAGTTAGAACAGAAAGGAATAAAGCTAGAGAAGAATCCAGAGTTTTAAG AGGTAAGCTGGAAATTGCAGCAAAGGAATGCAATACATTGAAAAGGgaaaaacaagaactttatcttCAAATTGAGAGGCTCAAGAAAGAAAATCAACTGTTTAATGGGGACCAAGATTACATTGATGAGAAAAAAGATGATATTTTACTGTACTCTGGCAGTCAAAATGCAGAAAGGGTTGTTGCCGAGAGAGATGTTGGACCTGGCGAAAAGATTTCTGACCTAGGGGACCTGTTAATGAATCATTGTTCTCCAAAATCTAACCAAGAAAATGCTGACGATGAGAACACTGAAGTTTCTTCTACTGTTGCCGAAGTGTCCGACTCTTCAACTGCAAACCAAGATTTGCAGTTTTTAGACAAGTTATTACAGAGAGACTGCAAAGATTCGATCACTATCAGTACAATCCCTACTGTTAGCGAAAAGAAATGTTCTCGACTGTCTCACCGGGGCATTGAGGATTTTAATGTGCCAGTTCAAGAGCTTACTGAACAAAAACTTGCTATGTTACAGCTTAGGCTAGATGAAGCTACCAAAACTATTATAGCTGAAAGGCA ggaaaaaaacaaaCTTATGAAAAGTATAGAGAAAATGCAAGCTGAATACAATCAAATCCGAATGAAATACGAAGACTTGAAGAAATCAAAGCAAGATACTTTAAAAGAG CTGAGCCAAATAAGAGCAGAACATCAGGATGAAATTGATAATATGAGACTGGATTTAGAGGATGAAGCTAACAGTAGAACCACATTAGACCAAAGACTTGCTGAACTCCGCACAGAA TTGGAGAGACTGCAAGGTGAAAATGCTGCTGAGTGGGGACGACGGGAACGTTTGGAGACAGAAAAATTAGCTCTTGAGAGGGAAAATAAAAAGCTTCGCACACAGATTGAAGATTTAGATGATAGGTTAGAGCGGAAAACAAAGCAGATGACGATGGCTTCAGACTCTGATGTTAAAGCTCTTCAAATTGAATTACATGAAAAGAATAAG GAGTTAGCTGATCTAAAACATGCTCATACAAAACTGAAAAAGGTTTTGCAAGATAAATCCACAGAACTTGCTCATGCCTTACGCCGATCTGAACAGTATGAAGCAGAAGTTAAGAAATTAAGAGGAAGAATTGAAGAATTGAAAAAAGAGTTAGCTTCTGCTGAAGATGAG GTGGATAGTGCAACAAATAATATAAGAAAACTTCAAAGAACTAACGATGAATTGCAGGAACAGATAGAAAATTTGCAAGTTCAAGTTGAGCATCTACAAactag ACTGAGGAACTCAGCGAGCCATGCCCTGTTGACTCGTCATGTTAGCAGCAATTTTGTTCAGGTTGATCCAATGAGTGAAGATGACAATTTAGATTTTTGA
- the LOC129222286 gene encoding coiled-coil domain-containing protein 102A-like isoform X2, whose protein sequence is MSHAGSTASSVKRHVGSSLSQWSEHSNMPSDISQHSLSSHHHHHHNYETEWDAKEELRLRELEEARARAAQMEKTMRWWSDCTANWREKWSKVRTERNKAREESRVLRGKLEIAAKECNTLKREKQELYLQIERLKKENQLFNGDQDYIDEKKDDILLYSGSQNAERVVAERDVGPGEKISDLGDLLMNHCSPKSNQENADDENTEVSSTVAEVSDSSTANQDLQFLDKLLQRDCKDSITISTIPTVSEKKCSRLSHRGIEDFNVPVQELTEQKLAMLQLRLDEATKTIIAERQEKNKLMKSIEKMQAEYNQIRMKYEDLKKSKQDTLKELSQIRAEHQDEIDNMRLDLEDEANSRTTLDQRLAELRTELERLQGENAAEWGRRERLETEKLALERENKKLRTQIEDLDDRLERKTKQMTMASDSDVKALQIELHEKNKELADLKHAHTKLKKVLQDKSTELAHALRRSEQYEAEVKKLRGRIEELKKELASAEDEVDSATNNIRKLQRTNDELQEQIENLQVQVEHLQTSKENDSPAKHVTEELSEPCPVDSSC, encoded by the exons ATGTCTCATGCTGGTTCAACTGCCAGTTCAGTAAAGAGACATGTAGGAAGTTCTTTGTCTCAGTGGTCAGAACATTCAAACATGCCCAGTGACATATCTCAGCATTCCCTGTCATcacatcatcatcatcaccacAATTATGAAACTGAGTGGGATGCCAAGGAAGAGCTGCGATTGCGAGAGCTCGAGGAAGCTCGTGCCAGAGCTGCACAGATGGAAAAGACAATGAGATGGTGGTCAGATTGCActgctaattggcgagaaaagtGGAGTAAAGTTAGAACAGAAAGGAATAAAGCTAGAGAAGAATCCAGAGTTTTAAG AGGTAAGCTGGAAATTGCAGCAAAGGAATGCAATACATTGAAAAGGgaaaaacaagaactttatcttCAAATTGAGAGGCTCAAGAAAGAAAATCAACTGTTTAATGGGGACCAAGATTACATTGATGAGAAAAAAGATGATATTTTACTGTACTCTGGCAGTCAAAATGCAGAAAGGGTTGTTGCCGAGAGAGATGTTGGACCTGGCGAAAAGATTTCTGACCTAGGGGACCTGTTAATGAATCATTGTTCTCCAAAATCTAACCAAGAAAATGCTGACGATGAGAACACTGAAGTTTCTTCTACTGTTGCCGAAGTGTCCGACTCTTCAACTGCAAACCAAGATTTGCAGTTTTTAGACAAGTTATTACAGAGAGACTGCAAAGATTCGATCACTATCAGTACAATCCCTACTGTTAGCGAAAAGAAATGTTCTCGACTGTCTCACCGGGGCATTGAGGATTTTAATGTGCCAGTTCAAGAGCTTACTGAACAAAAACTTGCTATGTTACAGCTTAGGCTAGATGAAGCTACCAAAACTATTATAGCTGAAAGGCA ggaaaaaaacaaaCTTATGAAAAGTATAGAGAAAATGCAAGCTGAATACAATCAAATCCGAATGAAATACGAAGACTTGAAGAAATCAAAGCAAGATACTTTAAAAGAG CTGAGCCAAATAAGAGCAGAACATCAGGATGAAATTGATAATATGAGACTGGATTTAGAGGATGAAGCTAACAGTAGAACCACATTAGACCAAAGACTTGCTGAACTCCGCACAGAA TTGGAGAGACTGCAAGGTGAAAATGCTGCTGAGTGGGGACGACGGGAACGTTTGGAGACAGAAAAATTAGCTCTTGAGAGGGAAAATAAAAAGCTTCGCACACAGATTGAAGATTTAGATGATAGGTTAGAGCGGAAAACAAAGCAGATGACGATGGCTTCAGACTCTGATGTTAAAGCTCTTCAAATTGAATTACATGAAAAGAATAAG GAGTTAGCTGATCTAAAACATGCTCATACAAAACTGAAAAAGGTTTTGCAAGATAAATCCACAGAACTTGCTCATGCCTTACGCCGATCTGAACAGTATGAAGCAGAAGTTAAGAAATTAAGAGGAAGAATTGAAGAATTGAAAAAAGAGTTAGCTTCTGCTGAAGATGAG GTGGATAGTGCAACAAATAATATAAGAAAACTTCAAAGAACTAACGATGAATTGCAGGAACAGATAGAAAATTTGCAAGTTCAAGTTGAGCATCTACAAactag CAAAGAGAATGATTCACCTGCCAAACATGTG ACTGAGGAACTCAGCGAGCCATGCCCTGTTGACTCGTCATGTTAG